In Arachis hypogaea cultivar Tifrunner chromosome 17, arahy.Tifrunner.gnm2.J5K5, whole genome shotgun sequence, a single window of DNA contains:
- the LOC112767430 gene encoding MLP-like protein 43 produces the protein MAISGKISVEIVIQVPASKFFHILAKEFHNIQNICERVHGANLHEGDDWHCTDSVKNWTCLVDGKVITCKEKIEAIDEEKKLIKYSIFDGEIGQNYKLFKSNVQVTETNNESASVKWTIEYEKINEDVKTPYGYLEFLEKGTIEVGDHLHKA, from the exons ATGGCAATATCTGGTAAAATTAGTGTTGAAATTGTGATCCAAGTACCAGCTTCAAAGTTCTTCCACATTTTGGCAAAGGAATTCCACAATATCCAAAACATTTGTGAAAGAGTGCATGGAGCCAACTTGCACGAAGGTGATGACTGGCACTGCACTGATTCGGTCAAAAATTGGACTTGTCTAGTAG ATGGTAAAGTAATTACATGTAAAGAGAAAATTGAAGCCATCGATGAAGAGAAGAAGTTGATTAAATACAGCATCTTTGATGGAGAAATCGGTCAAAACTACAAACTCTTTAAGAGCAATGTTCAAGTGACTGAGACAAACAATGAGAGTGCTAGTGTTAAATGGACTATTGAATACGAGAAGATCAATGAGGATGTTAAAACTCCATACGGCTACTTGGAATTTTTAGAGAAGGGTACTATAGAAGTTGGTGATCATCTTCACAAGGCATAG